taaaaaaagttaaagatggCTTGAACCTTTCCAAAAAACGTAATCATGAGTGGGGAAACCTCAGCAGCATGAACACCAACAAGATTTAAAGTGTGAGCTGCGCATGGAACAAATCTTGCTGACTCATTAAGAGAATGGATGTGAGCTTTGACGCCATTGTATTATCCAGACATAATCTGAGTCATGATCTGAGTCATCTGCTCTTTGTGGGAGGTATCTTGAGTGCAGTCAAACAGAACAGAGTAGTATTTAGCTTCTTTGAtgtttgacaaaaaatctttccTGACTTTCTGCCCAAGTAACTCAATCAGCTCATTTTGAATTCAAGGAGAAAAGTAGGATGATGtggttttttttgctttaacggACGCAATGTGTTCAGTCACTAAAGAATAATAATGGCTAATCAACTCAATTAAGCTCAGAAAAATGCCACTGTTTTGTTGACCAATGTCTTCTGTTGTTCCCCGAAGGGCAAGATTGTTCTTGGCACAGAAAAAAATTGCATCAAcaatcacttttaaaatatctctCCGCTTTTTCATCTCTCCACTAACAACTCTCTACAGATCAGAATTCAGGGTCTTTCCTTCCTTGAGGTTTTTTTCAAGAGTTTTCCGATCAGAATAGCATCTTTGGTGTTCATTGTTGTTTTCATGCTCAGGAATTCTTCGGTTTAGTTTTTTCCAGTCACAAAACCCTTTGGGAATTTCTAAGAAATTGTtggtttttgttgttaaaaataacaaacagcaaaaacaaaataaagaatcaTTTTTATTGCTGTACTGCAGCCAAGTGCGAACAGATTTTTTACCATTGGGATGAATTTTTTCATACCATTTTGAGCTGAAGTGTCGCATTCTGTTGTCAAAATCACACAGCGTGTTTGGGAAAAATTCTCTTCTGTCTTGCTCTGACCTATGCTCAATCAAAAAGCATCTTGTTTTGTCCGTTATTTTAGGCCATGTTGCTGGATCCCTATGTTGAAAATTTTCGTCCGAGGCCACTGGAATTTTTAAGATTTCTGAATGAAGTTCATCCTCATCCATTTCAGCTGGGCCTGAAAGCTAGGCATTTTTATCTTCCCTGGTTGGTTCTGAGTCAGTTGTGCAAAATTCTTCTTGACTTTGGCTGATGAAAATCTCCTCTTCAATTAATTCCAAATGATGATCTGAACTCAATTAAAGTCAATTATAGGATCTGTTGAATTGTCATTAATTTCGATACAAATATCCTctgaaataatttgtttctCCACTGAGTTTGTTACCAACCACTTTTTGAAACAGTTTTGTAGTTTCTTGTCACTTTCTTGGCgctgttttcttttcttcttaaattCAGCACCAGATAACTTTTGGGTTCGACTCATAATAGAATTATAATGCTCAAAAGTTATCAAAGGTATATTAGTGTTATAGGGCGCTTTTTTGTTCAGTATATGAGCTTTAATATTTAAGAGTTTGTGTCAAGAGGcggaattttaattaattttctgttcaACAGCAGCGACGCCGTGAAAATTAGTTTCATAAActgattattgtttttttaatttattaaagtttgcgTCCTCCCAATTTTGGCGCCTCAGGCCGCGGTCCTGCCGGCCCCGCCCTGGGTACGGCTCTGCATTTGTACAACAAATATGATGAAACCCATAATAATTATAAGTCTGTAACATGTTTTATCCACAAAAGATGATTTTTAACATGTATAATCACACAATGTGCTAATTTGAGCTCAGAAAAATAATCGAAAGGttataatgataatttaattatttttgattattgattaaagcatttttcaaaaattgtaaaaatccAAGAAACTTTTCAGTATCCCCGTTCCTCATTCTctagaaatttatatattaatggaaaagcattattatattttgatgatgttgttttaaaataaagttagttattgcaaatataggcattttttcttttcagttATTGTGGAAATCTCgaatgtaaagaaaaataacaatgtcggcagggccgacaacaccggggggagggggaggggggagggggagggcaGGGGGCACGTGCTccctcactttttttttaaagaagttttttttttagaaagttctAAATACAGAggacttttttaagaaattgacgattgtgtccctccacttcgaaacccgtgtcgtcggccatgATCAGTGAaggacttttttatttttaggcgTCTTCTTTAGtattagttgttattttatgcataaaataaatattttaaacttcccagcctaaatattgataaaaaataaatatatccaAAACACTGCAGAAAGTTGGAGTCTAAAAATAGTAGACACAATCGCTATTCACTATTTTCTATTATAGCAACTTTTTCATCGTTTGATTAGTCGATGTCAAAACATCAATGATTGGAAGAAGGTCCTTTTCACATGATATTAGCATGAACGATTGTAAACTTGACTGGCTCATCAAATTTCTTAATCtgttctaaatatatttaaatttttttttattattgagtaGCTGtcgcgcagtggttagagttctggcttagAACCCATAGGTCCCGGGTTCAACGTTggctctagcccaataagcaacattggtaaggaaagaggcgcgaacttctagttaaatgctctcccggggtgctccgtgataagaccgtaaggacctaagcacctaaaaaaaaattaaaaatttttttttttttccaagacAGACCCAGATACTTCCGTATCAAATAGCAAATTATATTCATCTGCAagagttgttttaaatttttccaaattttttgttgttgcaaaGTTCTATAGTTTAGTTTGAAGCTGGCCTTTTGTTACACTAGCATCAAATTTTCTAAGCAACCCACTGAAGTGCTGCAATGTGTCATAGgccttttttgttaaaattttttcaaaatttcttggATCTAAACAAGATAAATTAGCATATAGACTACCATTCTTAGAGAATCTCTGTTTTAAACTACTAATTCCTTGATCCATTACCATGTTGTGAACATTGACACGAAATTTATTTTTCACACTTTGAAATAGTTGTTTGGCTGTAattcttttctcttttaaacaagtCTGAACTTCAATGTCAAGATTCCTTTTTCCTAGTTTTCCTAGTTTAATACTTGCAAGTTCTGGGAAATTTGTAACTGCTTGTTTGAATCAAAGTTTCTATTTACTTTGCTTAATTCATTGATACTGTCTTGAATCATCTTAAAGGCTATTAGTATATCCATTCCGGCTGATTGTTAATATTCAGATAATGGCGTTGTGTGCTCaaacactttcaaaaacaaatgtgttgtcaaaataaattcaaaacttgTCAAGGAATCTAAAAGAGCTT
The nucleotide sequence above comes from Hydra vulgaris chromosome 09, alternate assembly HydraT2T_AEP. Encoded proteins:
- the LOC136085328 gene encoding zinc finger MYM-type protein 5-like gives rise to the protein MDEDELHSEILKIPVASDENFQHRDPATWPKITDKTRCFLIEHRSEQDRREFFPNTLCDFDNRMRHFSSKWYEKIHPNGKKSVRTWLQYSNKNDSLFCFCCLLFLTTKTNNFLEIPKGFCDWKKLNRRIPEHENNNEHQRCYSDRKTLEKNLKEGKTLNSDL